A region of Saccharomyces kudriavzevii IFO 1802 strain IFO1802 genome assembly, chromosome: 14 DNA encodes the following proteins:
- the BSC5 gene encoding Bsc5p (similar to Saccharomyces cerevisiae BSC5 (YNR069C)): protein MRKSKEQNNFATCQRASSSSSTLLGRVSSEELESGTSKKKENDDHIYNSEDHGSGETNVQQDDFVLPELLPSFEMYENLHINIPQSSFDTYFHENPPYYEVASGIQSALPHGESESNMRMVSDDTAGPENLETTTGVRRLASDSSSPQIFNHDGLKGIPVEKIYALPRVETAISIELFVTKTAPKLGQAPKYGGMLKEYTSGDIIHGYFTVENRSTTPIKFDMFYLTLEGTTSSKTKSSFGTQKTTKTFLRMVDMAASWSYNQEDVNTGEDLCGFFDSIDKTSFGLSNERTLNPGDKRKKFFAFKIPNQLLEVSCKHRHFSHSLLPPTLGFDRSSSANVDANLKFSNSLGYGRLSERGSPLLLMDNSTTSNISYSINAMIVGKDIRSGSICLMSEKKYSIRMVPFGFGCEPISKEKCFNSIEDFNVAIAKRLEKIEQILCKSERAVPIHEDDISDINNHAYPILPKRNYSWNKSPEIVKNCAAEKRSYIENDYIESEMTYSILPFFNTSIKSAFLKSKVLNSVHNASSSQPDNFTSRMNFEKNGLIMMKVKPPTSSLPYRCPALIQKQNAFAMKSKQSQSNWSNLKSLLPIEEREKLETLKIELVCVQAANSVPHDPPEISSIQTQLICLTEKTEDCKPLEFHTDLLVNKRKFDEVKKSFKEILANIEAYSDNFTNNETRINSLLDETAKASLHGKPLMFSHLMPLSTIKDVQVLAHTEVDVTVVENALKSKLAVANDVHPCSPYSISSIIPRASRSIIKTASSNHSSSSFSHCKLNGWNRIGATEYTKTLSLNIKFNEDFKGTIVPSFQSCLCSRSYLLRVKLQFNKSVGTSQIDIPIQVKNSFI, encoded by the coding sequence ATGCGAAAATccaaagaacaaaataacTTTGCAACCTGTCAAAGagcatcttcttcgtcgtctACACTCTTAGGAAGAGTTTCATCTGAGGAACTGGAAAGTGGGacatccaagaaaaaagaaaatgatgatcACATATATAACAGTGAAGATCATGGTTCGGGCGAGACGAACGTCCAACAGGATGACTTTGTCCTTCCAGAACTACTGCCGTCTTTTGAAATGTATGAAAATTTGCACATTAATATACCCCAGTCTAGTTTTGACACCTACTTTCACGAAAATCCACCTTATTATGAGGTTGCTTCTGGGATTCAGAGTGCTCTTCCGCATGGTGAGTCTGAGTCTAACATGAGAATGGTTAGCGATGACACTGCTGGCCcagaaaatcttgaaacGACCACTGGTGTTCGCCGGTTGGCTTCTGATTCTTCTAGCCCCCAGATTTTTAACCATGATGGACTTAAAGGTATACcggttgaaaaaatctatGCTCTTCCTAGAGTTGAAACTGCCATATCGATTGAACTATTTGTTACGAAAACTGCCCCGAAACTTGGGCAGGCTCCTAAATACGGGGGCATGCTAAAGGAATATACATCTGGTGACATCATTCATGGATATTTTACTGTAGAGAACAGATCGACTACACCGATAAAGTTTGACATGTTTTATCTAACTTTAGAGGGTACAACAAGCTCAAAGACAAAATCATCTTTTGGAACtcaaaaaacaacaaaaacttttttgaGAATGGTAGATATGGCGGCGAGCTGGTCATACAATCAAGAAGATGTAAATACTGGTGAGGACCTCTGTGGATTTTTCGATTCCATTGATAAAACGAGCTTTGGACTATCTAACGAGAGAACATTAAATCCAGGCGATAAACGTAAAAAGTTCTTCGCATTCAAGATTCCAAACCAGCTACTAGAAGTAAGCTGTAAGCACAGGCACTTTTCCCACTCTCTCTTACCTCCAACGCTTGGCTTCGATAGATCCTCAAGTGCTAATGTAGATGCGAatttaaagttttcaaatagttTGGGTTACGGTCGTTTGTCAGAAAGAGGCTCCCCACTTTTATTAATGGATAATTCTACAACTAGCAATATCAGCTATTCAATAAATGCTATGATTGTAGGCAAAGATATACGATCTGGGAGTATTTGTTTGATgagtgaaaagaaatacaGTATCAGAATGGTTCCATTTGGGTTTGGCTGCGAGCCCAtcagtaaagaaaaatgcttCAATAGTATCGAAGATTTCAATGTCGCTATTGCAAAAAGACTCGAGAAGATAGAACAAATTCTTTGTAAGTCAGAACGAGCAGTTCCTATTCATGAAGATGATATATCGGATATCAACAATCACGCTTATCCAATCCTCCCAAAAAGGAACTACTCGTGGAACAAGTCACCTGAAATTGTTAAAAATTGCGCAGCCGAAAAGAGGTCCTACATTGAGAATGATTATATCGAATCTGAAATGACTTATTCTATACTCCCTTTCTTCAACACTAGTATCAAAAGTGCATTTCTCAAAAGTAAAGTTCTTAATAGTGTCCATAATGCATCCTCATCTCAACCAGATAATTTCACTTCAAGAAtgaattttgagaaaaatggactaataatgatgaaagtTAAACCTCCCACTAGCTCCTTACCATATCGGTGCCCTGCCTTAattcaaaagcaaaatgCATTTGCAATGAAAAGCAAGCAAAGTCAATCAAACTggtcaaatttgaaaagtctTCTCCCGATTGAAGAACGAGAAAAACTCGAAACCCTAAAAATAGAGTTAGTGTGTGTTCAAGCGGCAAACAGTGTCCCTCATGACCCTCCTGAGATTAGTAGTATACAGACACAACTAATTTGTTTAACAGAAAAGACAGAAGATTGTAAGCCACTGGAATTCCACACTGATTTACTAGTGAACAAACGGAAATTCGACGAAGTTAAGAAGtcatttaaagaaataCTGGCAAATATTGAAGCATATAGTGATAACTTTACTAACAATGAAACAAGGATAAATTCACTTCTTGATGAAACTGCAAAGGCCAGCCTGCATGGTAAACCCCTCATGTTCTCTCACCTAATGCCTCTAAGTACAATAAAAGACGTGCAAGTATTAGCTCACACGGAGGTTGACGTTACTGTTGTGGAAAATGCATTGAAGTCAAAACTAGCTGTAGCAAATGATGTGCATCCTTGCTCTCCTTATTCGATTTCCAGCATAATACCTCGAGCATCTCGCAGCATAATCAAGACGGCCTCATCAAATCACAGTTCCTCGTCATTCTCACATTGTAAATTAAATGGATGGAATCGTATCGGCGCAACAGAATATACGAAAACATTGTCCCTGAACATAAAATTCAACGAGGATTTCAAAGGCACTATAGTACCTAGTTTTCAAAGCTGTTTATGCTCTAGATCGTATTTACTTCGCGTGAAACTTCAATTTAACAAATCTGTAGGTACCTCTCAAATTGATATTCCTATTCAAGTCAAAAACTCCTTCATCTAA
- the PDR18 gene encoding ATP-binding cassette multidrug transporter PDR18 (similar to Saccharomyces cerevisiae PDR18 (YNR070W)) encodes MECVSVEGIDSSLLEGQTFGDILCLPWTIVKGIRERKNRSKMRKILKDVSLLAKPGEMVLVLGRPGAGCSSLLKCAAGETNQFAGDLTGDISYDGISQKEMMQHYKADVIYNGEQDVHFPYLTVKQTLDFAIACKMPAKRVNNVTGAEYIAANRDFYAQIFGLAHTYDTRVGNDFVSGVSGGERKRVSIAEALAARGSIYCWDNATRGLDASTALEFAQAIRTMTELLGSTALITIYQASENIYETFDKVTVLYAGRQVFYGKATEAKDYFENMGYLCPPRQSTAEYLTAITDRNGLHKIKPGFEFHVPRTADEFEKYWLNSPNFSNLQREIQEYKEEVDTQRTKRTYNESMAQEKSKGARKSSYYTISYWKQVRLCTIRGFQRIYGDKSYTVINTCAAIAQSFITGSLFYQTPSSTLGAFSRSGVLFFSLLYYSLMGLANISFEHRPILHKHKVYSLYHPSAEALASTISSFPFRMIGLTFFIIILYFLAGLHTNAGVFFIMYLFLTMCSEAITSLFQMISSLCDTLSQANSIAGVVMLSIAMYSTYMIQLPSMHPWFKWISYILPIRYAFESMLNAEFHGRHMDCGGTLVPSGPGYENVLSENQVCAFAGSRPGQAWVLGDDYLRAQYQYEYKNTWRNFGIMWCFLIGYIVLRALFTEYKSPIKSGGDALVIKKGAKNTLQKTWSNKNDEENINMSITTQDNKDIASSNGDSTHTEFEGLESTGVFIWRNVSFTIRHSNGQRKLLDNVSGYCVPGTLTALIGESGAGKTTLLNTLAQRNVGTVTGDILVDGLPMDASFERRTGYVQQQDLHTAELTVRESLQFSARMRRPQSIPDVEKMEYVEKIIDILEMQEFSEALVGEIGYGLNVEQRKKLSIGVELVGKPDLLLFLDEPTSGLDSQSAWSIVKMLKRLTQAGQSILCTIHQPSATLFEQFERLLLLGKGGQTVYFGEIGKNSSSVVKYFESNGARKCEQSENPAEYILEAIGAGATASVEQNWYDIWKASPEIAKVNEKVDTMIKDLPSSSVRKIDVKPSKYATSYFYQFRYVLFRSSLTFWRNLNYIMAKMMLLIISGLFIGFTFYGVGIDAIGLQNSLFACFMAIVISAPATNQIQERATAAKELYEVRESKSNMFHWSLLLFTHYLNELPYHLLFSTIFFVSLYFPLGIFFEASRSGVFYLNYAILFQLYYIGLALVVLYMSPNLQSANVIVGFVLSFLLSFCGAVQPASLMPGFWTFMWKLSPYTYFLQNFVSLLMHKKPVRCSKKELSFFNPPMGQTCGEFTEPFFKFGTGYIANPDATSDCAYCQYKVGDEYLARIDASFSYLWRNLGFICAYIIFNIFAMVAVYYVVQVKHFSPMNIGIVKKLASKFKRKRSST; translated from the coding sequence ATGGAGTGTGTCTCGGTTGAAGGTATCGACTCTTCACTCTTGGAAGGGCAAACCTTTGGTGATATCTTGTGTTTACCATGGACAATCGTCAAAGGTATTCGTGAACGAAAGAACCGTAGCAAGATGaggaagattttgaaggatGTCAGTTTGTTGGCTAAACCAGGAGAGATGGTTCTTGTCCTAGGTAGACCTGGTGCTGGTTGCTCTTCACTTTTGAAGTGTGCTGCTGGCGAGACCAATCAGTTTGCAGGTGATCTAACAGGTGATATATCATATGATGGTATCTCTCAGAAGGAAATGATGCAACATTATAAGGCAGACGTGATTTACAATGGTGAGCAGGACGTTCATTTCCCATACTTGACGGTGAAACAAACTTTAGATTTTGCCATTGCTTGTAAGATGCCCGCAAAGAGGGTTAATAATGTCACAGGAGCAGAATATATTGCTGCCAATAGAGATTTTTATGctcaaatttttggtttagCACATACTTACGATACTAGGGTCGGTAATGATTTTGTTAGCGGCGTCTCCGGTGGTGAGCGTAAACGTGTTTCCATCGCTGAAGCATTAGCAGCGAGAGGTTCAATCTATTGCTGGGATAATGCCACGAGAGGTCTTGACGCCTCTACAGCATTAGAGTTTGCTCAAGCCATCCGCACTATGACAGAGTTGTTGGGCTCAACGGCTCTAATTACCATTTACCAGGCAAGTGAAAACATTTATGAAACATTTGATAAAGTTACTGTCTTATATGCCGGCAGACAGGTATTTTACGGCAAAGCTACCGAAGCTAAGGactattttgaaaatatggGATATTTGTGTCCACCAAGACAATCTACCGCCGAATATTTGACTGCTATTACCGATCGTAATGGCCTACACAAAATAAAACCGGGATTTGAGTTCCATGTACCCCGTACCGCTGacgaatttgaaaaatactgGCTTAATTCCCCAAACTTCAGCAACTTACAACgtgaaattcaagaatataAAGAAGAAGTCGACACTCAGAGAACTAAAAGAACATATAATGAGTCTATGGCGCAAGAAAAGTCGAAAGGAGCGAGAAAATCGTCCTATTATACGATTTCTTACTGGAAGCAGGTTAGGCTTTGTACTATTAGGGGTTTTCAGAGAATTTACGGTGATAAATCATACACGGTGATCAACACGTGTGCTGCTATAGCACAATCGTTTATCACTGGATCATTGTTCTACCAAACACCTTCTTCCACTCTGGGTGCCTTTTCCAGAAGTGGTGTTctgtttttttcccttttatATTACTCTCTGATGGGTCTAGCCAATATTAGTTTTGAACATAGGCCAATATTACATAAACACAAGGTCTACTCCTTATACCATCCATCTGCTGAGGCATTGGCAAGTACGATCTCATCCTTTCCATTCAGAATGATTGGTCTAACGTTCTTTATAATCATCCTGTACTTCTTGGCCGGTTTGCATACAAACGCtggagttttttttatcatgtATCTGTTTTTGACCATGTGCTCGGAAGCTATTACAAGTTTGTTCCAAATGATTTCATCTCTGTGTGATACACTGTCACAAGCCAACTCCATTGCTGGTGTTGTGATGTTGTCTATTGCCATGTATTCAACTTATATGATACAATTGCCCTCAATGCACCCATGGTTCAAGTGGATCTCATACATTCTTCCTATTAGATATGCATTTGAATCGATGTTGAACGCAGAATTTCATGGACGGCATATGGATTGTGGCGGTACTTTAGTCCCTTCTGGTCCCGGTTATGAAAATGTCCTATCTGAAAACCAGGTATGTGCCTTTGCTGGTTCTAGGCCTGGCCAGGCTTGGGTTCTTGGCGATGATTATTTGAGGGCCCAATATCAGTATGAGTACAAAAACACTTGGAGAAACTTCGGTATTATGTGGTGTTTCCTAATTGGTTACATCGTCTTGAGAGCCCTTTTCACTGAATACAAAAGTCCTATTAAAAGCGGTGGCGATGCTCTAGTCATCAAGAAAGGAGCAAAGAATACTTTACAAAAAACATGGAGcaacaaaaatgatgaagaaaatatcaatatGTCCATAACAACACAAGATAACAAAGACATAGCTTCAAGTAACGGCGATAGCACACATACGGAGTTTGAAGGCTTAGAATCTACTGGAGTGTTTATTTGGAGAAACGTTTCATTTACAATCCGACACTCTAATGGACAACGTAAACTTTTGGACAACGTAAGTGGGTACTGCGTACCTGGTACGTTAACAGCACTGATAGGTGAGTCCGGCGCTGGTAAGACCACTCTGTTAAATACCTTGGCTCAAAGAAACGTGGGAACGGTTACTGGCGACATCCTGGTAGACGGTCTCCCAATGGACGCCAGTTTTGAGAGGCGTACTGGATATGTACAACAGCAGGACCTTCATACTGCAGAGCTTACCGTCAGGGAATCGCTGCAATTTAGCGCTCGCATGCGTCGACCACAATCTATTCCTGACGTTGAAAAGATGGAGTATGtcgaaaaaattatagatattcttgaaatgCAAGAATTCTCAGAAGCTCTCGTTGGTGAAATTGGTTACGGTTTGAATGTTGAACagagaaagaaactttCCATTGGTGTTGAACTAGTTGGCAAACCGGatctgttgttgtttttggaCGAACCAACCTCTGGTTTGGACTCACAATCTGCATGGTCGATTGTCAAGATGTTGAAAAGACTGACCCAAGCAGGACAATCTATTTTGTGTACTATTCACCAACCTTCGGCCACTTTATTTGAACAGTTTGAAAGATTACTGCTTTTGGGAAAAGGCGGTCAAACAGTTTATTTTGGTGAAAtaggaaaaaattcaagctCTGTCgtgaaatattttgaaagcaATGGAGCTAGAAAATGCGAACAAAGCGAAAATCCAGCTGAGTATATTCTAGAAGCCATTGGCGCCGGCGCTACCGCCTCTGTTGAACAAAACTGGTATGATATATGGAAGGCGTCACCTGAAATTGCAAAGGTCAACGAAAAAGTTGATACTATGATCAAAGATTTGCCATCTTCATCAGTACGAAAGATAGATGTGAAACCCTCGAAGTATGCGAcatcatatttttatcaGTTCAGGTATGTGTTGTTTAGATCCAGCCTGACTTTCTGGAGGAACTTAAACTATATTATGGCTAAAATGATGTTGCTGATTATTAGTGGTCTGTTTATTGGTTTTACTTTTTACGGTGTTGGTATCGATGCAATTGGGCTACAAAATAGTTTGTTTGCCTGTTTCATGGCTATCGTTATATCAGCTCCTGCAACAAATCAGATCCAGGAGCGCGCCACTGCTGCCAAGGAACTATATGAAGTTCGTGAGTCTAAATCTAACATGTTCCATTGGTCTCTACTTTTATTCACCCATTATTTAAACGAATTGCCCTACcatttattgttttcaactattttcttcgtttcGTTGTATTTCCCCCTAGGAATCTTCTTCGAGGCCTCTAGGTCAGGCGTATTTTATCTCAACTATGCCATACTCTTCCAACTTTACTACATTGGTCTTGCTTTAGTGGTTCTGTACATGTCGCCAAATCTACAATCTGCTAATGTCATTGTGGGATTcgtactttcttttttgctcTCCTTCTGCGGTGCTGTTCAGCCTGCCTCCCTAATGCCGGGGTTCTGGACATTTATGTGGAAGCTATCTCCTTACACAtattttttgcaaaatttTGTCAGTTTGCTGATGCACAAGAAACCTGTGAGATGTTCGAAGAAGGAGCTTTCCTTCTTTAATCCTCCTATGGGCCAAACATGCGGTGAATTTACCgaaccatttttcaaatttgggACGGGGTATATTGCAAACCCGGACGCTACTTCTGATTGCGCCTACTGCCAGTATAAGGTGGGTGACGAATATTTAGCACGCATCGATGCTAGCTTTAGTTACTTATGGAGAAACTTGGGGTTCATTTGTGCTTACATtatcttcaatatttttgctATGGTCGCAGTTTACTACGTGGTCCAGGTCAAGCATTTCTCGCCCATGAACATTGGTATTGTGAAAAAACTAGCTAGTAaattcaagagaaaaagatcGAGTACTTAA
- the SKDI14G3920 gene encoding aldose 1-epimerase superfamily protein (similar to Saccharomyces cerevisiae YNR071C), whose translation MTNSNTENKYKVITIGDEKRFQATIAPLGATLVDLKVNNQSVVQGYSNVQDYLTDGNMMGATVGRYANRIAKGVFSLEDGPHKLTVNNCGNTNHSSISSLNLKQYRASPVENPSKDVFVVEFKLLDDHTQPNPNEFPGDLEVTVKYTLNVAEMTLGMKYQAQLVRGDATPINMTNHSYFNLNKTKNEKSISGTEVKVCSNKSLEVTEGALLPTEKIIERKIATFDSAKPTVLHDDAPVFDCTFIIDANKDLHTTDSVSVNKLVPVFKAYHPESRITFEVSTTEPTVHLYTGDNLCGKFTPRSGFAVQQGRYVDAINHDKWRDCVLLKRGEVYTSETQYRFGI comes from the coding sequence ATGACAAATAGTAACACTGAAAACAAGTACAAAGTAATCACAATTGgtgatgaaaaaagattcCAAGCTACCATCGCCCCACTTGGAGCTACTTTGGTGGATCTGAAGGTAAACAACCAATCAGTTGTCCAAGGGTATTCGAACGTACAAGACTACTTGACAGATGGTAACATGATGGGTGCTACTGTTGGTCGTTACGCCAACCGTATTGCCAAGGGTGTTTTTAGTTTGGAGGATGGTCCTCACAAATTGACTGTTAACAACTGCGGTAACACCAATCATAGCAGTATCAGTTCTTTAAACCTCAAACAGTATAGGGCATCCCCTGTTGAAAATCCTTCCAAGGATGTCTTTGTTGTTGAGTTCAAGCTGTTGGATGACCACACGCAACCCAACCCTAACGAATTCCCAGGGGATTTGGAAGTTACAGTGAAGTACACCTTGAATGTTGCTGAAATGACTTTGGGCATGAAATATCAGGCACAATTAGTGCGTGGAGATGCTACTCCTATAAATATGACCAACCACTCATACTTCAACTTGAACAAGACCAAAAACGAAAAGTCTATCAGTGGTACAGAAGTTAAGGTCTGCTCGAACAAATCACTGGAAGTGACCGAAGGAGCACTACTTCCTACCGAGAAAATCatcgaaagaaaaatcgCTACCTTTGATTCCGCTAAGCCTACCGTTTTGCACGATGACGCTCCAGTTTTTGATTGTACTTTCATTATTGATGCAAATAAGGATTTGCACACCACCGACTCTGTTAGCGTAAACAAGTTAGTTCCTGTTTTTAAGGCTTACCACCCGGAATCGCGCATCACTTTTGAGGTCTCGACAACAGAACCAACTGTTCATCTCTACACTGGTGACAATTTATGCGGTAAATTTACACCAAGATCAGGATTCGCCGTTCAACAAGGCAGATACGTTGACGCCATTAACCATGATAAATGGAGAGATTGTGTTCTTTTGAAGCGCGGCGAGGTATACACTTCAGAGACTCAATATCGTTTCGGAATTTAG